The Spirosoma foliorum genome has a window encoding:
- the rplC gene encoding 50S ribosomal protein L3: MSGLIGKKIGMTSVYNADGQALACTVIETGPCVVTQVRSLEKDGYTAVQLGYGDKKEKHSNKPELGHFKKAGTTPKRKLVEFKEFTQELNLGETLTVADVFTEADFVDVVGTAKGRGFQGVVKRHGFGGVGGQTHGQHNRGRHPGSIGACSFPSRVFKGLRMAGRMGGNRVKVQNLRVLRVLPEQNLLVVSGSIPGAKNSYVIIEK; the protein is encoded by the coding sequence ATGTCTGGTTTAATTGGCAAGAAAATCGGGATGACCAGCGTGTACAATGCGGACGGGCAGGCTCTGGCATGTACAGTGATTGAGACGGGTCCCTGTGTTGTAACTCAAGTTCGTAGCCTCGAGAAAGATGGCTACACAGCTGTGCAGCTGGGTTATGGCGACAAAAAAGAAAAGCACAGCAACAAGCCGGAGTTGGGCCACTTCAAAAAAGCTGGTACCACACCTAAGCGCAAACTGGTTGAATTCAAAGAATTCACACAAGAGCTTAATTTAGGTGAAACCCTCACGGTAGCCGACGTATTTACTGAAGCCGACTTCGTTGACGTAGTTGGAACAGCTAAAGGTCGTGGTTTCCAGGGCGTTGTGAAACGTCATGGATTCGGTGGTGTAGGCGGTCAAACGCACGGTCAGCACAACCGGGGTCGTCACCCAGGTTCGATCGGTGCCTGCTCGTTCCCATCGCGCGTGTTCAAAGGTCTTCGTATGGCTGGCCGGATGGGCGGTAACCGCGTTAAGGTTCAAAACCTGCGCGTATTGCGTGTTCTGCCTGAGCAAAACCTGCTCGTTGTTAGCGGTTCGATTCCCGGAGCCAAAAATTCATACGTTATTATTGAGAAATAG
- a CDS encoding SDR family oxidoreductase, with amino-acid sequence MTQSLWSLSGQRALVTGGTKGIGEAIVRQFLDLGASVFIVARDNDLLQQQLDAYRQQGHVVDGLAVDMSKHGIAAQVIETVSEKWGSLDILVNNAGTNIRKATADYSSTDYEHVLNTNQRSAYELSQAAYPLLKASVSGGKIVMISSVSGLAHTSSGSLYGMSKAAMLQLTRNLAVEWAADGIRVNAVAPWYIRTPLATPVLTNPEKLAGILKRTPMNRIGEPEEIASVVSFLCMPASSYVTGQTISADGGLLAWAY; translated from the coding sequence ATGACTCAATCTCTCTGGTCGCTAAGCGGCCAACGCGCCCTCGTAACGGGCGGCACTAAAGGAATCGGAGAAGCTATTGTCCGGCAATTTCTGGACTTGGGCGCATCTGTGTTTATCGTCGCCCGCGATAATGATTTACTTCAGCAACAGTTAGACGCCTATCGGCAACAGGGCCACGTAGTTGATGGATTAGCGGTTGACATGAGTAAACACGGCATAGCTGCTCAGGTTATTGAAACGGTCAGCGAGAAGTGGGGAAGCCTGGATATTCTGGTCAATAATGCCGGAACCAATATCCGTAAAGCCACCGCCGATTATAGCTCTACCGATTATGAACATGTTCTGAATACCAATCAGCGCTCGGCCTACGAGTTAAGTCAGGCGGCTTATCCACTTCTCAAAGCGTCCGTTAGTGGTGGGAAGATCGTGATGATTTCGTCGGTATCGGGTTTGGCGCATACCAGCAGTGGTTCTCTTTACGGCATGTCTAAAGCCGCTATGCTTCAACTTACCCGTAATTTGGCGGTTGAATGGGCTGCCGATGGCATTCGTGTAAATGCCGTTGCTCCGTGGTATATAAGAACCCCTTTAGCGACACCAGTGCTCACTAATCCTGAAAAGTTGGCTGGCATCCTCAAACGAACGCCCATGAATCGCATTGGCGAGCCCGAAGAAATAGCCTCCGTTGTCTCCTTCCTATGCATGCCTGCTTCTAGTTATGTAACAGGCCAGACAATTTCGGCCGATGGTGGCTTACTAGCCTGGGCCTATTAA
- a CDS encoding sugar phosphate isomerase/epimerase family protein: MSQSITRRQTLAALTASVGASFSSNSLDAMPVPTAQPSFTLCLNMSTIRGHKLGFVKELEVASKAGFRSVEIWVETLQTYLKSGATTADARKVLSDTGIKVENAIGFAPWIIDDEAARAKGVAQLKSEMEMLAEVGCKRVATPPIGAQSPGSPKIDLYKAAERYRAILEIGDKTGVVPQLELWGFSPNLSRLGEVMFVAIESGHPSARVLLDIYHLYKGGSGNVSLPLVGKPAIEVFHVNDYTADFTREKITDADRVFPGDGVAPIKETLKLIKRPDRPIVLSLEVFNKMYYAQEAQVVANTAMAKMKAMVAGV, encoded by the coding sequence ATGTCTCAATCTATCACTCGTCGTCAAACGCTGGCGGCTCTGACTGCCTCTGTAGGCGCATCTTTTTCCTCTAATTCGCTGGATGCTATGCCTGTTCCAACTGCACAGCCTTCCTTCACGCTTTGCCTGAATATGAGCACGATTCGTGGGCATAAACTTGGCTTTGTAAAGGAACTGGAAGTGGCTTCAAAAGCTGGATTCCGATCGGTTGAAATATGGGTTGAAACGTTACAGACTTATCTGAAAAGCGGAGCAACTACGGCAGATGCTCGTAAAGTTCTGAGTGATACTGGAATAAAAGTTGAAAATGCCATTGGATTTGCTCCCTGGATTATAGATGATGAAGCTGCTCGTGCCAAGGGCGTTGCTCAGCTCAAAAGCGAGATGGAGATGTTGGCCGAGGTAGGTTGTAAGCGGGTCGCTACGCCACCAATCGGTGCGCAATCGCCGGGAAGTCCTAAAATTGATTTATACAAAGCGGCCGAACGGTATCGGGCTATTCTGGAAATAGGCGATAAAACGGGAGTTGTTCCTCAACTGGAATTATGGGGCTTTTCGCCCAACTTAAGCCGACTGGGCGAGGTCATGTTCGTGGCTATTGAAAGCGGGCATCCGTCGGCACGAGTGCTGCTGGATATATATCACCTCTACAAAGGCGGCTCTGGTAACGTGAGTTTACCACTGGTTGGTAAGCCAGCCATTGAGGTTTTCCACGTCAATGACTATACCGCCGATTTTACACGAGAAAAAATTACTGATGCCGATCGGGTATTCCCAGGGGATGGCGTTGCACCAATCAAGGAAACATTGAAACTCATCAAGCGCCCAGATCGTCCAATAGTATTGTCTTTGGAGGTATTCAATAAAATGTACTACGCGCAGGAAGCTCAGGTTGTGGCGAACACAGCCATGGCGAAAATGAAAGCTATGGTTGCTGGCGTATAG
- a CDS encoding M16 family metallopeptidase: protein MNKRIGLLVGLTLVAGSLLAQNKPKPEDVQTFTLKNGMKFMVLEDHSIPNANFYSFWKVGSRNEVHGITGLSHFFEHMMFNGAKKYGPKQFDRVMEANGGSNNAYTTENNTVYTDWFQSGALETIFDLEADRIRDLAIDPKMVESERGVVLSERSTGLENSNYRVINELVQSVAFVEHPYMFPVIGFESDIKKWTQADLEKYFKTYYSPNNAVVVVVGDVTAAQVKKLAEQYIEPIPAQKLPDSLRTVEPPQNGERRATTYKDIATPNILLAYHTPATRHPDYYALDLLSGVLSSGNSSRLVKSLVLDSTIASRVFTNMDQSFDPSLFSIYAIAASNISAEQLERSVLNQIDKVINEGITDVELQKLKNQKLMEFYHTMESINGKANSLGTYELFFGDYKKLYEAPALYEKVTKEDVQRVARTYLTSRNRTVGYLLPEPKTNPVKNN, encoded by the coding sequence ATGAACAAACGAATCGGGCTGCTGGTCGGGTTGACGCTCGTGGCGGGCAGTCTCTTGGCACAGAATAAGCCTAAGCCGGAGGACGTACAAACCTTTACGCTCAAAAACGGGATGAAATTCATGGTTCTCGAAGACCATTCGATTCCGAACGCAAATTTCTATTCATTCTGGAAAGTTGGCTCTCGTAACGAAGTGCATGGCATAACGGGCTTATCCCACTTCTTTGAGCACATGATGTTCAACGGCGCCAAAAAGTACGGCCCTAAGCAGTTCGACCGTGTTATGGAAGCCAATGGGGGGTCTAACAACGCTTACACGACCGAAAACAATACGGTTTACACCGACTGGTTTCAGAGTGGTGCGCTCGAAACAATCTTTGATCTGGAAGCGGATCGCATCCGGGATTTAGCCATTGACCCTAAAATGGTGGAGAGTGAGCGGGGTGTCGTTTTATCGGAACGCAGTACGGGGTTGGAGAATAGTAACTACCGAGTCATTAATGAATTGGTCCAGTCGGTGGCTTTTGTGGAACACCCATACATGTTTCCGGTAATTGGCTTTGAGTCGGATATTAAAAAATGGACGCAGGCCGATCTTGAGAAATACTTCAAGACCTATTATTCGCCCAATAATGCGGTTGTCGTGGTGGTGGGCGACGTGACTGCTGCGCAGGTTAAAAAATTGGCTGAGCAGTATATTGAACCCATTCCGGCTCAGAAACTGCCCGATAGCTTGCGGACTGTAGAGCCTCCCCAAAATGGCGAACGGCGGGCAACGACTTATAAAGACATAGCCACACCTAATATTCTGCTGGCTTACCACACGCCCGCCACTCGGCACCCAGATTATTACGCCCTCGACTTGCTGAGTGGTGTACTTAGCTCTGGAAATTCATCGCGTTTAGTGAAGTCGCTGGTCCTTGATTCTACCATCGCATCACGCGTATTTACTAATATGGATCAGTCGTTCGATCCGAGCTTGTTCTCGATTTATGCTATTGCGGCCAGTAACATATCGGCTGAGCAACTTGAACGATCGGTATTGAATCAGATTGATAAGGTAATCAACGAAGGGATTACAGATGTAGAACTGCAAAAGCTGAAGAATCAGAAATTAATGGAGTTCTATCACACCATGGAGTCGATCAATGGAAAGGCGAATTCATTGGGGACGTACGAGTTGTTTTTCGGCGATTACAAAAAGTTATACGAAGCCCCCGCTCTCTACGAGAAAGTAACCAAAGAAGATGTGCAGCGCGTGGCCAGAACCTATTTGACAAGTCGTAATCGCACGGTGGGTTATCTTTTGCCAGAGCCTAAAACGAATCCCGTTAAAAACAATTAA
- a CDS encoding PadR family transcriptional regulator, with translation MEQVSSEFLRGTLKTIVLKLLSEQDKMYGYQITQAVKERTQGELTLTFGALYPVLHKLEQEGLLINESIEVDGRLRKYYSLTDSGAQMAIKKVSEFENFVSYMQQLFQTPPNLAYGN, from the coding sequence ATGGAACAGGTCAGTAGTGAATTTTTACGGGGCACGTTGAAGACAATCGTCTTGAAACTACTCTCCGAACAAGATAAAATGTATGGCTATCAGATAACCCAGGCCGTTAAGGAGCGGACTCAGGGTGAGCTTACACTGACGTTTGGGGCACTGTATCCAGTTCTTCACAAGCTGGAGCAGGAAGGGTTGCTGATAAACGAATCGATTGAGGTCGATGGTCGTCTACGCAAGTATTATTCACTGACAGATAGTGGTGCGCAGATGGCCATTAAGAAGGTCTCTGAGTTCGAGAATTTTGTCAGTTATATGCAACAGTTATTTCAAACACCTCCTAATCTGGCTTATGGCAATTGA
- the tnpA gene encoding IS200/IS605 family transposase, with product MPNTYTQIYLHTVFAVKHRYGLIQSAWKEELYQYMTGIAQNQGHKMLAINGMPDHIHVFIGINPKQSISELMQDLKGDSSKWINNKRLIKGYFEWQTGYGAFSHSHSQIDSVVKYIMNQEEHHRKRTFIEEYVSFLDKFNVPYDERYIFKQPE from the coding sequence ATGCCAAACACATATACCCAAATCTACTTACATACCGTTTTCGCGGTTAAACATCGCTATGGGCTTATTCAATCAGCTTGGAAGGAAGAATTGTATCAATATATGACCGGTATTGCGCAAAACCAAGGCCACAAAATGTTAGCGATTAACGGAATGCCTGACCATATCCACGTTTTCATTGGGATCAATCCAAAACAATCCATTTCTGAATTAATGCAAGATTTGAAAGGTGATTCGTCGAAATGGATTAATAATAAGCGCTTGATCAAGGGGTATTTCGAGTGGCAGACAGGTTATGGTGCTTTTTCGCACAGCCATTCACAAATTGATTCGGTCGTTAAGTATATCATGAACCAGGAAGAGCATCACAGAAAGCGTACATTTATAGAGGAGTATGTATCATTTTTAGACAAATTTAACGTGCCTTACGACGAGCGTTATATATTCAAACAGCCAGAATAG